From Solidesulfovibrio carbinoliphilus subsp. oakridgensis, the proteins below share one genomic window:
- a CDS encoding DUF362 domain-containing protein: MRDYDAGQSAPFPEDRETGERLNRRDFLRRLAGASAVAVAAGGLGLALYDAKGPAAGVGGKVLNTLGDFSVPAPAAGKPRLAEVHGTDRRAMFAAGVKSLGGMEAFVSRGDVVLLKVNAAFASPPLLGATTHPDLLAAVATACREAGAARILVTDNPINNPDSCFEVSGLSGAARAGGADIVLPRPALFSPLTLPGGKLLTDWPVLAGAFAGVTKVIALAPVKDHQRAGASMSLKNFYGLLGGRRNIFHQDINGVIAELGRLLRPTLCVLDGTSSMMTNGPTGGSLSDLKATGTMILSADPVAADTVGVTLLSRAPADLPYLRLAAAAGVGTTDVASLFPVTVHTEPAAG, translated from the coding sequence ATGCGCGATTACGATGCCGGGCAGAGTGCCCCGTTTCCGGAAGACCGGGAAACCGGGGAACGCCTCAACCGCCGGGACTTTCTGCGCCGCCTGGCCGGGGCCTCGGCCGTGGCCGTGGCGGCCGGGGGGCTCGGCCTGGCCCTGTACGACGCCAAGGGGCCGGCCGCCGGGGTCGGCGGCAAGGTGCTGAACACGCTCGGGGATTTCTCCGTGCCGGCCCCGGCCGCGGGCAAGCCGCGTCTGGCCGAGGTCCACGGCACGGACCGCCGGGCCATGTTCGCGGCCGGGGTCAAAAGCCTTGGCGGCATGGAGGCCTTCGTCTCCCGGGGCGATGTGGTGCTTTTAAAAGTCAACGCCGCCTTTGCCTCGCCGCCGCTTTTGGGGGCCACCACCCACCCGGACCTGCTCGCGGCCGTGGCCACGGCCTGCCGGGAGGCCGGGGCGGCCAGGATCCTGGTCACGGACAACCCGATCAACAATCCGGACAGCTGTTTCGAGGTCTCGGGTCTCTCGGGCGCGGCCCGGGCCGGCGGCGCGGACATCGTCCTTCCCCGGCCGGCCCTTTTTTCGCCCCTGACCCTGCCCGGGGGAAAGCTCCTGACCGACTGGCCGGTCCTTGCCGGCGCCTTTGCCGGCGTGACCAAGGTCATCGCCCTGGCCCCGGTCAAGGACCACCAGCGGGCCGGCGCCTCCATGAGCCTCAAGAACTTCTACGGCCTGCTCGGCGGCCGGCGAAACATCTTCCACCAGGACATCAACGGCGTCATCGCCGAACTGGGGCGGCTTCTGCGCCCGACCCTGTGTGTCCTCGACGGGACCTCCAGCATGATGACCAACGGCCCGACCGGCGGGTCGCTGTCCGACCTCAAGGCCACGGGCACCATGATCCTGTCCGCCGACCCGGTGGCGGCGGACACGGTCGGGGTGACGCTTCTTTCCCGGGCCCCGGCCGACCTGCCCTATCTGCGGCTGGCCGCGGCGGCCGGGGTCGGCACCACGGACGTGGCCTCGCTTTTTCCCGTCACCGTCCACACCGAACCGGCGGCAGGGTAG